GCTGGGCGGACCTGGTGATTTGCCGCGCGGGCGCACTCACGGTGGCGGAACTGGCGGTGATGGGCGTGCCGGCGCTGCTGGTGCCGCTGCCTCATGCGGTGGATGACCACCAGCGCGCCAATGCGCGTTATCTGGCGGATGCCGGAGCGGGGGAGCTGCTGTCGCAGCGCGAGCTGACCGCGCAGTTACTGTGCGAGCGGCTGGAGCATTATCTGCACGACGACAATACCCGGCATCTGGCCGAGATGGCCGAACGGGCCCGGGCGCTGGGGCGGCCGGACGCCGCCGCGGCCGTGGCGGATGCCTGCCTGGAGGTGGCGCGATGAGCGGCGCGATGGAGCGTGGATGGGATCATACCCGGCCCGGCGCAATGGGCCGAGTGCGCCGGGTGCATTTCGTGGGCATCGGCGGCGCCGGCATGAGCGGCATCGCCGAGGTGCTGCTGAACCTGGGGTATACAGTGACCGGCTCGGACCTGAAGGCCGGGCCGGTCACCCGCCGACTGGAGAGCCTGGGCGCGCGGGTCGCGCTGGGGCACAGCGGCGAAAACGTGCGTTACGCCGATGCGGTGGTCATTTCCAGCGCGGTGGGCGAGGACAATCCGGAAGTGCAGGCGGCGCGTGCGGCGCGGGTGCCCATCGTGCCCCGCGCCGAGATGCTCGCCGAACTGATGCGTTTTCGCTTCGGCATTGCCGTCGCCGGCACTCACGGCAAGACCACCACCACCAGTCTGGTGGCCAGTCTGCTGGCCGAGGGCGAGCTGGACCCGACCTTTGTCATCGGCGGGCGGCTCAACTCAGCCGCCAGCAACGCGCGCCTGGGCCAGGGCCGCTACCTGGTGGCCGAGGCCGACGAGAGCGATGCCTCCTTCCTGTTTCTGCAGCCGATGATGGCCGTGGTCACCAATGTGGACGCGGATCACCTGGACACCTACGGCGGTGATTTCGACCGCCTGCGGGGAACGTTCCTGGAGTTTCTGCACCATCTGCCCTTCTACGGCCTGGCCGTGATGTGCGGGGATGATCCGGTGATCCGCGAGATGCTGCCGGAAATCACCCGTCCGGTGCGCACCTACGGCTTCGACGAGGGGGCGGACCTGCGCGCGGTGGATCTGCGCCAGGACGGGCGCCGTACACACTTTCGTGTGCTCGGCAGCCAGGGCGAAGACTTCACCGTGGATCTGAACCTGCCTGGCCGGCACAACGTGCAGAACGCCCTGGCGGCAACCGCCATCGCCCTGGAGTTGGGCGTGGGGCAGGACGCGATCCAGCGCGGATTCACCGAATTCCAGGGCATAGGCCGGCGCTTCCAGAGTTATGGCGAAATTCCGGTACCCGGCGGCGGGCGGGCGCTGCTGGTGGATGATTACGGCCACCACCCCATCGAGATCGCCGCGGTACTGCAGGCCGTGCGCGGCGGCTGGCCGGAGCGGCGTCTGGTGGTGGCCTTCCAGCCCCATCGTTACAGCCGAACCCGGGACCTGTTCGAGGACTTCGCCCGGGTGCTGGCCGATGTGGACGCGCTGCTGCTCACCGAAGTCTTTGCCGCCGGCGAGCCCGCCGTGGTGGGCGCCGACGGCCGCGCCCTGGCCGGCGCGATTCGCGCCCGGGGCAAGGTCAATCCGGTGTTCGTGGAGAACGTGGATGAGTTGATCGACACCCTGCCGCCGCTGCTGCGTGATGGCGATATCGTCCTCACCCTGGGCGCCGGCAGCATCGGCACCGCGGGTGCTGCCCTGATCGAAAAGCTGGGCGGAGGCGAGCAATGATGGCGGCGCGGCGTCAGCAGGGGGAGCTATTGGAGCAGGTGCCGTTGCACCGCTACACCTCCTGGCGCGTGGGCGGCCCGGCCGAGCGCTTCTATCGCCCGGTGGATCTTGCCGATCTATGCGCCTTTCTCGCGGAGTTGCCCGCCGACGAGCCGCTGACCTGGCTGGGGCTGGGCAGCAATCTGCTGGTGCGGGACGGCGGTGTGCGCGGCACGGTGATCCACACCCAGGGCGGCTTGGATCGCATCGAAGCGATGGCTGGCCAACGCCTGCGAGTGGAGGCGGGCAGCGCCTGCGCCAAGGTGGCGAAGTTCGCCGCCCGGGAAGGCCTGGCCGGTGCCGCCTTCCTGGCCGGCATCCCCGGGACCTTCGGCGGAGCCCTGGCGATGAACGCCGGCGCCTTCGGCGGTGAAACCTGGGAGCGAGTCGAGGCGGTGCAGACCGTGGATCGGCACGGGGTGCTGCGCGAGCGGCCCAGATCGGATTTTCAGGTGGCCTACCGTGAGGTGTGCGGCCCGGAGGGCGAATGGTTCGTGGCGGGCATTCTGGCGCTGGATGCCGGCAGCCCGGCGCGCCTGGCCGAGGAAGGGCGCGCCCTGCTGGCGCGCCGTGGCGGCAGCCAGCCCATCGGCAAGCCGAGCTGCGGCTCGGTGTTTCGCAACCCGCCCGCCGACCACGCCGCCCGCCTGATCGAGGAGGCTGGTTTGAAGGGGTACCGCATCGGTGGCGCCCTGGTGTCCGAAAAGCACGCGAATTTCATTCTCAACGAGGAGGGCGCGAGTGCGGCGGATATCGAAGCGTTGATGGGGCACGTGCGCGATACGGTGCTCATCCGCTTCGGTGTGCGGCTCGAGCCCGAGGTGCGCATTGTGGGAGAACCTGCATGAGCGTGAAGCTGACCGACCCCGCCGTGCTGGGGCGTGTGGCCGTGCTGCTGGGCGGCTGGTCTGCGGAGCGGCCGGTGTCGCTCAAGAGCGGCGCGGCGGTGCTGGCCGCCTTGCAGCGCCGGGGCGTGGCCGCCGAGGCCGTGGACCCGGCGGAGCAGGGCCTGGAAGTGCTGCGCGATTTCGATCGTGCCTTCATTGCGCTGCACGGCCGGGGTGGTGAGGACGGCGTGATTCAGGGCGCGCTGGAGGCGCTGGGTATTCCCTACACCGGCAGCGGCGTGTTGGCGTCGGCCGTCGCCATGGACAAGCACCGCACCAAGCTGCTTTGGCTGGGTTGCGGAGATCTGCCCACGCCGGTGCACGCGCGCCTGGATGCCACGACGGATTGGGACGCGCTGGTGGCGCGCCTGGGTGTGCCACTCATGGTCAAGCCGGCGCGTGAGGGCTCCAGTATCGGCATGAGCAAGGTCATGGATGCGCCGGAGTTGTGCCGCGCCTGGCGGGAGGCGGCCCGTTTCGATGCCGAGGTGATCGCCGAGCGCTGGATCGAAGGCGGAGAGTACACCGTGGCGGTGCTCGATGGTGAGGCACTGCCGGTGATCCGCCTGGAGACACCGCGTAGCTTCTATGACTACGACGCCAAGTACTCGGCCAACGACACACAGTACCACTGCCCCTGCGGTCTGTCGGCGGCGGAGGAGCAGGCCATGCAAGCCTTGGCGCTGCGGGCCTTCGAGGCCGTCGGCGGCCAGGGCTGGGGTCGGGTGGATGTAATGCGTGAGGCCGACGGTCGGCTTTGGCTGCTGGAGGTCAACACCGTGCCGGGGATGACCGATCACTCCCTGGTGCCCATGGCAGCGCGTCAGGCGGGCATGGATTTCGACGAGCTGTGCTGGCGGATTCTCGCGGGCAGCCTGGAGAGGGCCGCGTGACCCGCGCCGAGCGCCAGCCGAGCGAGGCCGGCCCGCTGCTGCTCAGCCGGCTCCGCTGGGTATTGGCTGGCGCGCTGTTGGTACTGGTGCTGATCGGCGGGCGCGGCGCGTGGCACTGGTTGGGCTCCGATGAGCTCTTCCCGCTGCGCGGGGTCAGCCTGCAGGGCGAGCTGCGCCATGTGGACGAAGCGGCATTGCGGGAGGCCATGAGCGTGCACTTGGGACGCGGCATGCTGGGCTTGGACATGGATGCGATCCGCCGGGCGGTGGAAGCGCTCCCCTGGGTCGAGCGCGCCGCC
This is a stretch of genomic DNA from Alkalilimnicola sp. S0819. It encodes these proteins:
- the murC gene encoding UDP-N-acetylmuramate--L-alanine ligase, which codes for MSGAMERGWDHTRPGAMGRVRRVHFVGIGGAGMSGIAEVLLNLGYTVTGSDLKAGPVTRRLESLGARVALGHSGENVRYADAVVISSAVGEDNPEVQAARAARVPIVPRAEMLAELMRFRFGIAVAGTHGKTTTTSLVASLLAEGELDPTFVIGGRLNSAASNARLGQGRYLVAEADESDASFLFLQPMMAVVTNVDADHLDTYGGDFDRLRGTFLEFLHHLPFYGLAVMCGDDPVIREMLPEITRPVRTYGFDEGADLRAVDLRQDGRRTHFRVLGSQGEDFTVDLNLPGRHNVQNALAATAIALELGVGQDAIQRGFTEFQGIGRRFQSYGEIPVPGGGRALLVDDYGHHPIEIAAVLQAVRGGWPERRLVVAFQPHRYSRTRDLFEDFARVLADVDALLLTEVFAAGEPAVVGADGRALAGAIRARGKVNPVFVENVDELIDTLPPLLRDGDIVLTLGAGSIGTAGAALIEKLGGGEQ
- the murB gene encoding UDP-N-acetylmuramate dehydrogenase codes for the protein MMAARRQQGELLEQVPLHRYTSWRVGGPAERFYRPVDLADLCAFLAELPADEPLTWLGLGSNLLVRDGGVRGTVIHTQGGLDRIEAMAGQRLRVEAGSACAKVAKFAAREGLAGAAFLAGIPGTFGGALAMNAGAFGGETWERVEAVQTVDRHGVLRERPRSDFQVAYREVCGPEGEWFVAGILALDAGSPARLAEEGRALLARRGGSQPIGKPSCGSVFRNPPADHAARLIEEAGLKGYRIGGALVSEKHANFILNEEGASAADIEALMGHVRDTVLIRFGVRLEPEVRIVGEPA
- a CDS encoding D-alanine--D-alanine ligase codes for the protein MSVKLTDPAVLGRVAVLLGGWSAERPVSLKSGAAVLAALQRRGVAAEAVDPAEQGLEVLRDFDRAFIALHGRGGEDGVIQGALEALGIPYTGSGVLASAVAMDKHRTKLLWLGCGDLPTPVHARLDATTDWDALVARLGVPLMVKPAREGSSIGMSKVMDAPELCRAWREAARFDAEVIAERWIEGGEYTVAVLDGEALPVIRLETPRSFYDYDAKYSANDTQYHCPCGLSAAEEQAMQALALRAFEAVGGQGWGRVDVMREADGRLWLLEVNTVPGMTDHSLVPMAARQAGMDFDELCWRILAGSLERAA